A single window of Synechococcus sp. C9 DNA harbors:
- the lspA gene encoding signal peptidase II yields MRQGWFWVASGVGVLVDQLSKYAVVHHFGLGESWPLWAGVLHLTYVLNTGAAFSLFAQGTAWLRWLSVAVSAGLLALAVRGPRLAVAEQWGYGLILAGAMGNGIDRFRLGAVIDFLDVRWINFPIFNLADVWINLGLVCLFWHYLRSQFSKNS; encoded by the coding sequence GTGAGACAGGGATGGTTTTGGGTTGCCAGTGGGGTGGGGGTCCTGGTGGATCAACTCAGTAAGTATGCGGTGGTGCATCACTTCGGTCTGGGGGAATCCTGGCCCCTGTGGGCGGGGGTCTTGCATCTCACCTATGTGTTGAATACGGGGGCGGCCTTCAGTCTTTTTGCCCAGGGAACGGCCTGGTTGCGCTGGCTGTCGGTGGCGGTGAGTGCCGGGTTGCTGGCCTTGGCGGTGCGGGGGCCACGGTTGGCCGTAGCGGAACAGTGGGGCTATGGGCTGATTTTGGCGGGGGCGATGGGAAATGGCATTGACCGCTTTCGGTTGGGGGCAGTAATTGATTTTTTGGATGTGCGTTGGATCAATTTTCCCATTTTTAATTTAGCCGATGTGTGGATTAACTTGGGGTTGGTCTGCCTGTTCTGGCATTACCTGCGTTCCCAATTCAGTAAAAATTCTTGA
- a CDS encoding biotin transporter BioY: protein MIWVREGFWAMSGLVLLVLGTFVGVYVVSPPWQWPSLGVWLWPVVSSWQVGAMLLTACLGGRGAATVAVIAYLTLGLMGWPVFTWAGGWQYLREPGLGYLLGLGLGAWVCGELAFRLPLSLEHLTLAAGLGLLGVHLVGLAGLAVHYPRWSEWLSWAAHYTLTPLVGQLLALCGVVLLAYVARRLGVAARW, encoded by the coding sequence ATGATCTGGGTACGGGAAGGATTTTGGGCGATGAGTGGCTTGGTGCTGTTGGTGCTGGGGACGTTTGTGGGGGTGTATGTGGTGAGTCCCCCGTGGCAATGGCCGTCCCTGGGGGTGTGGCTGTGGCCGGTGGTGAGCAGTTGGCAGGTGGGGGCAATGCTGTTGACCGCCTGTTTGGGGGGGCGGGGGGCGGCGACGGTGGCGGTGATCGCCTATCTCACCCTGGGGTTGATGGGGTGGCCGGTCTTTACCTGGGCGGGGGGCTGGCAGTATCTGCGGGAACCGGGGCTGGGTTATCTGCTGGGGCTGGGGCTGGGGGCTTGGGTGTGCGGGGAGTTGGCGTTTCGTCTGCCCCTCAGCCTGGAACATTTGACCCTGGCGGCGGGGTTGGGACTGCTGGGGGTGCATCTGGTGGGCTTGGCAGGGTTGGCGGTTCATTATCCCCGGTGGTCGGAATGGCTGAGTTGGGCGGCCCATTACACCCTCACGCCCCTGGTGGGACAACTGCTGGCCCTGTGCGGGGTGGTACTGCTGGCCTACGTTGCCCGGCGGTTGGGGGTGGCGGCCCGGTGGTGA